A stretch of DNA from Maridesulfovibrio sp.:
TCATTCGAACAGATACTCATTGAGGAGTATATAGATATAAATGCCTGGCGTTCTCAGTTGAAGTACCAGCTCGCCATGGAAAAGTTTTATAGGGAGATTCTTCGACCTGAAATCAAGATAGATTACAAGGAAGCGGAGGATTACTACCGCACGCACATTTCCGAATTCTACCAGCCTGCCGGGTGTCGGTTTGTAATGGTCAAGGGCTTGTCCGGCGATCTGGTGTTAAAGGGGTCCGAATTATACCGTCAAGGTGTGAGTCCAGCTGAAATAAGCGAAAAACTTCGTCAGGTTTCTGTGCGTGAGGTCTGGATTCGGGACGGGCAGATTCCTTCGGCATGGAAAAATTTTGTGGATAAACTTGAGCCCGGCGAAGCCAGTCAGATAATCAGTCAGGGAAATGAAGTCCTGTGCCTGATACTCAAGGAAAAGAAGCCTGCAACCCTGTTGACCCCTCTGCAGGCCTACCCGAAGGTTGAAAAGGTCCTGCTGGAGAAAAAACTCAAGAGCAGGTTTGAAAAGTGGCTCGATAGCGAGCTTGCTGCGGCCCGGATAGAGATAAGCAAGGATTTGCTGCCGGAGGCCGATAAAAAGCATGGTGAGTCATCCGATGCTTCAGACGCAAAACAGTAATTTACTGTAGTGCGGACCGCGTTCTTGCATAGTTGGTTGAAAGAGTTTAGTTAGGCAGAGTAATTATTGCGGCTTCAGGTCTTTGGTGACGCCCGCAATCTTTAAATCCGGTCAGATTCTGTGGTCCGAAAGGACGTTTTTACGGGAGATTTCAATTGAAGCACGTTGTCGTAGCTGTGTTTATTGCTTTTATATGTCTTTATGTCCAGTCCGCAGTTGCAGACGAAATTACTGTGGATGGAATAGTTGCCGATGTTAACGGTGACGTAATTACAATGTTTGATCTCAATTTCAAGATGGCTCCCATAATGAAGCAGTTCAAAGGCAGGGAGCTTACGGCAGTAGAGGAAGAGCAGCTTAAGAAGATCCGGTCTCAGATACTGGATCGCATGATTAATGAAATTATTATCGATCAGGAAGCCAGCAGGCTGAAGATTGAAGTTTCGCCGCAGGATGTTGATAATGAAATCAAAAGCATAAAGGAAAACAGCAACCTTACGGACGAAGAGTTTGAACAGCGTCTCGCCCTGCAGAAGACCACTTTGGCGGAATTCAAGGAAAAACTGAGAAAGGATATTCGCCAGCACCGTCTTCTGGCTTACAAAGTCAAAAGCAAGGTTGTGGTTACTGATGATGAAATCAGAGCAGCATGGAACAGTACGCGCACAAGTGACGTTCCGCAGACCAAAAATGTTCATCTGAAACTGATCCTTTTTCCGGAAAACGTTTCTGCAGCTAAGATAAGGGAAGAAATTCTTTCCGGCGGTATAACTTTTGAGCAGGCCGCCGATAAATACACAACCGGTCCCGGTGCAGGCAGCGGAGGAGACCTCGGTGTGCTTAACTGGGACGACCTTGCCCAGACATGGCATGATGCTCTTGAGGGACTGAAGCCCGGTGAAATAAGTCAGCCTTTTGATGTTCAGTCATTCAAGGCCCTGCTCAAGCTCGATTCTTATGCCGCGGCTGTGCAGGAAGGTTCTTTTGAAGATGAAAAAGATGAAATTTATGAGCGCTTATATCGGCAGAAGCAGGATGACGTCTTTGCCGAGTACATAAAAAAACTCAGGGAAAAAGCTGTTATCGATTTTAAGTAATTCGGGGAGAACTGTAGCGGACCCGGCGCGTTGTAACGACGAAACGCGCTTGTCTATTATTCGGTTCGGGCATGCGGCCCGGACGTTCAGCCAGATTTTATCAAGAGGATCTTATGGATTTGAAAGAGCTGGGTTCCCGACTGAGAGAGGAAAGACAGCGGCAGAGATTGTCCGTTGAGCAGATTATGGAGATTACCAAAATCAGCCGGATCAATATTGATGCGTTGGAAAACGGTGATCAGAAAGAGTTTCCCCATGCTGTTTATGCCAAGGGTTTTATCAAGAACTACGCTCGGGCCCTCGGGCTTGATCCGGAAGAGATAGGCGAAGAATTTTCCAGGCTCCTGGGTACATCATTCGAAGATGATGTTTTTTCGGTTGAAGCTGTTCCGCAACCGGTGATCGGTGAGTCCGGCAGGAAAAGTCTGGCCGGACCTATCCTGCTCATTGTGTTGCTTGTTGCTGTTGTGGGCGGACTTGTCTATTACCTGCACGACAGTTCCATGTTTGATTTCGGCGGATCTGAGCACAGTGAAAAAGCTGTGCAGGAGAAGCCTGCCGAACAGGCTCCGGCTCCCGTCCCGGAGCAGCCAGTTGTTGAAGAAGCACCCGCAGAGCAGGCCGTTCCCGGTGAAGTGAAGGCTGAAGAAGGTGAGCCTGTAGCAAACACCGCCGAACCTGCTGCAGCCGAACAGACAGCAGTAGAAGAACAGGCTGCACCGGCTCCTGCTGCGGTACCTGCTGCCCTAGGTAATGTTGTGGAAATCAGGGCCAGAGCGGGGGAAGTCTGCTGGGTTGAAGCTGTAGCGGATGGAAAGCGCAGTGAAATGGTCCTGCAGGAAGGAGAGTCTGTTTCCTTTCCTTACTCCGAAAGTCTGAAGATAAAATTGGGGAATGCCGGAGGAGTTGATATTACTTCCGATGGAAAACCCTTCGGGATAGAAGCTTCCAAAGGGGCGGTAAAGACGCTGGATTTTCCGGCAGCTCCTTAAGGAGGGCCGTCGGATAAGATGGAAGTCACGGAAAAGGTCGTAATACTCAAGACGGGGAAGTTCAAGGAGAACGATCTCTGGGTAAAGTACCTGTCAGCCACCAGGGGAGTACAGACAGCCTTTGCTTTCGGCGGCAGCAGAAGCCGCAGAAGGTTCGGGGGGTGTTTTGAACCGTTTTCCCAGGTCCTTTTCAAAACCGGGGCCAACAAGACCGGGACTTATCAGGCTCTGCAGGAAGGAAGCCTTATCAAGGCTTATTCGGGGATAAGAGCCGACATCAGGAAAATGGGGCTGGCCGCGAACTGTCTGAAGTTCGTGGAGGCTGCGGTGGCCGAGAGGGAAGACAGCCGCAGGGTGTTTGCTCTGCTTACCGAAACACTGGATGTAATCGACGAGTTCGACCCGGATGATTTTTTCCCGCTTTTTTTTCGGGCCAAGGTTGCTTTTGAACAAGGTTACACCCCGGACTTTACAATTTGCTCCCGATGCGGCAAACCACTGTTCAGTTCCCGTCCGGTTGTCTTTGATGTCAAAAAGGGCGGAATCGAGTGTTTTGACTGTGCCGGCAATGCTGCTGGCGATGTGATCAGTGTCGGCACATTGCGAACGCTGGCCTGGATTCAGGACACCGGACCTGCGAACTGGACCGCATTGGAACTCCCGGCCGTGATCCGGCAGGAATGTTTTGCGGTCATGGACAGGTTCATGGCTTACCATCTCGGACTGGTCTGGGAGGGGAGCAACTACAGGAAGATATGAATTTTCCTCCGCCGCAGGTCGGCGGAGAATGGTGCGGAAAATATGGCTGCCTGCATTCCGGAGAAGATTCTCCGGTAAAAGTCTGGACTTTTTCTGCACAAATCTGTTTATGAAGCGGACATTTTTCGTTTTCAATTGAGCGCAAAATAAGCGGAAAATGAGTCGATAGAAAGTTTTGTTTTTTTCTAGACGAGAGGAAACTCAATGAATTTTCAAGATGTTATTCTAAAACTGCAGGACTTCTGGTCTGATTACGGATGTTGCATTGTTCAGCCGCTGGATATCGAGACCGGTGCCGGTACATTCAACCCGTCAACTTTTTTTCGGGTAATCGGTCCCGAGCCCTGGAACACCGCATATGTCGAGCCCTCGCGCCGGCCTACGGACGGACGTTACGGTGAAAACCCCAACCGTCTGCAGCACTATTTCCAGTTTCAGGTCATTCTGAAACCTTCCCCGGACGATGTGCAGGGTCTTTACCTCAAAAGCCTTGAAGTGCTCGGCATCAATGCCGAAGAGCATGACATCCGCTTTGTCGAGGACGACTGGGAATCTCCCACTCTCGGCGCCTGGGGACTCGGCTGGGAAGTATGGCTCAACGGTATGGAAGTTACCCAGTTCACCTATTTTCAGCAGGTCGGCGGGATTGATCTAAAGCCTGTGTCCGTTGAGTTGACCTACGGTCTGGAACGCATCAGCATGTACCTGCAGGGTGTGGAATCCGTTTACGATCTTAAATGGAATGACAAGGTCACCTACGGTCAGATTTTTCATCAGAACGAAGTTGAGCAGTCAAAATACAACTTTGAACTCAGCGATGCGGCAATGCTGCTCGACCTTTTCAACAAGTATGAAGCGGAGAGCAAAAAGCTTTGCGAGGAAGGGCTGCCCCGTCCCGCATACGATTACTGCCTCAAGTGCTCGCATACTTTCAACCTGCTTGATGCCCGTGGAGCCATCTCCATAACCGAGCGCGCTTCCTATATCGGCAGAGTCCGCAATCTTGCTTCCGCCGCTGCAAGGCTCTATGCGCAGGAACGCGAGGATATGAACTATCCCATGCTTAACAACGATTAAAGAAACGGAAACTGAAATGGCCGATTTTATACTCGAAATTGGAATTGAGGAAATGCCCGCCCGTTTTGTTCCCCGGCTCGGCATCGACATCAAGGATATATTCGGCAGCCTGCTCGATGAGAACATGATCGATTGCGAAAGCGTAGAGGCTTTCGCTACTCCGCGCAGACTGACTGTTTACGTAAAGGATATGGCGCAGGTACAGCGCAAGATGGAAGAGGAAGTTTCCGGACCTCCCGCCAGAATCGCTTATGATGCCGAAGGTAAGCCGACCAAGGCGTTGGAAGGGTTTGTCCGTTCTCAGGGGATTGCCCTTGAGGACATCTATACCGTTGAAACCGACAAGGGCGAATATCTCGCAGCCAAAAAGGTTGTCGGCGGCGGCAATACCATCGATATCCTGCCCGATCTCTGCGTGACCGCAATCAAGGGGCTTTCCTTTCCCAAGAAAATGAAATGGGGAAATCTTGATTTCGCTTTCGGGCGTCCGTTGCGCTGGCTGCTCTGCCTGTTCGGTTCGGATGTCGTTGAATTCGAGATGGCCGGGCTTCCTTCGGGACGCAAGACTTTCGGACACCGTGTCATGGGTGCCGGTCCCTGGGATGTGGCCGATGCTTCCGACTATTTTTCCATTATCAAGGATAAGTGCTCGGTTATTATCTCCCCGGACGAACGCGGCGAATATGTCCGCAAGGAAGGGGACAGGCTGGCTTCCGAACTGGGCGGTTCCGTTGTATGGAAGGATTCCCTGCTGCAGGAAGTCAGCAACCTTGTTGAACTGCCCATGCCCATCATCGGCGGATTCGATGAATCTTTTCTTGAACTCCCCAGGGAAGTGCTCCTGACCAGCATGGAAAGCCACCAGAAATGTTTCGGTATCCAGAAGGATGACGGAAAGCTCCTGCCTCATTTTCTGTGCACCCTCAACCTTGTACCCAAGGATGTGGAACTGGTGCGCAAGGGCTGGGAAAAGGTTCTCAAGGCCAGACTTGAAGATGCCCGTTTCTTCTGGAAGAACGACCTCAAGGCTGACGTGGAAACCTGGCTGGACAAGCTGGACAATGTTGTTTTCCTCGGACCTCTGGGGTCCATGGGCGACAAATCCAGACGCATGGAACGTCTTGCGGCCATGATCGCCGCGAAGGTCGATTCTTCCCTGCAGACCGAGCTTGCCCGTGCAGGACGTCTGGCAAAGGCTGACCTTGTTTCCGAGATGGTTTACGAATTTGACAGCCTGCAGGGCATCATGGGTGGAATTTACGCCGCCAAACGCGGTGAAGAAGATGTCATCTGCAAGGCCATAGCCGAACAATATCTGCCTGCCGGTCCGGACAGCCCCGTGCCGTCCTCGCTTGGCGGAGCAATTGTTTCAATGTCCGACAAGGCCGACACTCTGGTCGGTTGTTTCGGACTCAACAAGATCCCCACTGGCGCTAACGATGCCTACGCTCTGCGGCGTGCCGCTCTGGGCATTGTGCGCATAATTATGGATTACGGTATGAGGGTTGATGTCCTCAAAGTCATGGAAACAGCCTTCGACGGTTATTCCAAGGACATCAAATGGAAACTCTCCAAGACCGAAATCCTTGATAAACTCAGCGAGTTCTTTTCAAGCAGGCTGCGGGCCTACTTCTCCGGTCAGGGTTTTGAGACCAGAGTTGTGGACGCTGCCATCGGAGCCGGATTCCGTGACCTTACCGCTCTCAAGGCACGGATTGAGGCACTTGCAGAATTCGCTGCGGCCGAAGGTTTTGAACAGTCAGTGCTGACTTTCAAACGTGCGGCCAACATAATCAGGAAACAGGTTGGCGAGGAGGGGCTTGAACTCTCCGGCGGATTCGAGGCTGATCGCCTTGTTGAACCGCAGGAAATCAAGCTTGCTGAAAAGCTTGATGAAAGCGCCGGCCGTTTCGAAGAACTCTGGGAAAATGATGAATTCGCTAAACTGTTCGCAATCCTCGGCGAACTCAGGCCGTTTGTTGACGAATTTTTCGACAACGTAATGGTCAACTGCGAAGATCAGGGTCTCAAGATGAACCGACTCAACCTGTTGCAGGCACTGGTAGACAGGCTTTCCAGGCTTGCCGATTTCGGCGCTCTGCAGATTTAATCCGACCGAATGCCGGTCTGGTTAAATAAAATGGACTTTTTCGTGTTTTTTTATCATGAAAAATGCTATTGGACATTGACAGGATAGGGTGTCCTCGGTTAAAGACACTCTTCGTTTGAACGCAATTCCGGGTAACCGGGTAAAAAATAGAAATTAAATTTTAAGGAGAAATACCTTGGCGAATCATAAGTCCGCACTCAAAAGATACCGTCAGAGCCAGGTCCGTAACAAGCGCAACAACATGGTACGTACCCGTGTAAAGAACGTTGTTAAAGATGTTCGCGCTGCAATCGAAGCCAACGATACCGAACTTGCCGCAACTGCTCTGCGTAAGGCAACTTCCGTGCTCGACAGTGCTGCTTCCAAGAAGGTCATCCATTCCCGTGCCGCTGCACGCAGAATTTCCCGCCTTCACGCTGCCGTCAACAAGATGGCTTAGTTTCCGAAATATTCTTTCGAATATGTTTGCACAGCCCGTCGCATCTTGCGACGGGCTTTTTCACGTTTGTCGGGGCATCAGGAGTTGAGTTTAGTCTTTCTGTCGATTGTTTTCTTTATTATGTTATTATCGGGGATACCCGTGTTCAGAACTCTCCGGCATAGTTGCCGGAATCAGCCTAATAGGATAGACCTACTGCTGATTTGCCGCAGGTTTTTTCTCCTGTGAGCATCATACAAGGAGTAGCTTTTGAGGGTTATAATAGTTGGAGCCGGAGAAGTCGGATTCAATGTTGCCAGACGTCTTTCCGGGGAGAGCAAGGAAGTTGTGGTCATCGACAACAACGGACAGGCATTGAACAAGGTTTCCGATTCTCTGGATGTGCAGACCATTGTCGGGTCCGGGGCCAGTCCCGAAATTCTGGAAGAAGCCGGAATAAGGGAAGCCGATATCCTGTTGGCAGTGACGGACAAGGACGAAATCAACCTGATTTCCTCCTTTTTGGCCAACCGGCTTGCTCCGGATATTATCAAGCTGGCCAGAATCAGGAACGAGGACTACACAAAATATTCGCATATGTTTTCCGGCGGCGATCTGCGTATCGACACCATCATCAACCCGGATGAAGAGGTCGTGGAGTCCATTCTGCGGGTTATGAGTGTTCCTGGAGCAGTGGAAATAAACGATTTTGTGGGTGGGAGAATCCGGCTCATCGGAGTCCGGCTGCCCGAAGACAGCCCGCTTGTCGGAGTTACCCTCATGGATATCCGGGAGCATCTCGGCGACGTCGATGTTGTTATTGCCGCGCTGGTACGCAATGACCGGCTGATTATTCCCGGTGGTCTTGATACAATACACAAGGGCGATATAGTCTATTTTACCTGCATCCGGGATCAGCAGGATGAACTGCTCAGGCGTTCCGGAATTCTGTCCGACCCCATCCGTAAAGTACTTATTGTCGGTGGCGGGAATGTGGGCTTTCAGCTCGCTCAGGCCCTCGACAACAAAAAGTACCATACCAGACTGCTGGAATATAATCCTGAAAGGTGTGCGGAACTCTCCGAAAAACTGGACAGGGTTATAGTCCTTTCCGGCAACGGTACCGATCAGGAACTGCTCAAGGAAGAAAATATCGGAGAGCTGGATATGGTTATAGCCGTTACCGGCGATGAAGAAATGAATATCCTTTCGTGTCTGCTTTCCAAGAATCTCGGAGCGCGCAAGACTATTACAAGGATCAACAATTTCGCCTATCTGCCGCTTATACAGCCCATCGGCATCGATCATCTGGTCTGCCCGCGTCTTTCAGCGATCAACTCCATTTTGCATTTTGTCCGTCAGGGCAAGGTTATTTCAGCCGTATCCATCAAAGGAGAGGAAGCCGAAGCTCTGGAGGCCATTGCCCAGGAAAATTCCGCTATTGTCGGAAAGCCCATCATGGATCTGGATCTGCCCAAAGGTGCTCTTATCCTGTGCTTTCAGCGCGGGGAGGACGTCATAATCCCCACCGGAACCACCGTGATTGAACCGAACGACAGATTGCTCATAATTTCCACCCATAAAAACATTCCGAAGATTGAAAAAGCCCTGACCACCAAGCTGGAGTTGTACTGATGCGTTGGCGAATAGTGTTGCACATTATCGGGGCCTTGACCCTGTGTGTGGGGCTGACCATGATTTTTCCGCTGTTTTTTTCCCTTTACTATCAAGACAGCGGGATAATTCCGCTTACACAGTCCATGATAATTACGTCTGCTGTGGGGCTGGGAATGTTTCTGCTCTTTCGGGACCGGGAGGAAAACAAGGGACTCAGCCATCGCGAAGGAATGGCCATCGTGGCTCTAGGCTGGGTCGGAGCCGGATTTTTCGGGAGTCTTCCATTTTATCTGGGCGATGTTTTTCCCTGCTACGTGGACTGCTTTTTCGAATCCCTTTCCGGTTTCACCACCACCGGTGCTTCGGTAATGACCGAAATTGAGCACAACGCCAAGGGAATACTCTTCTGGCGCAGTCTGACTCATTGGCTCGGCGGCATGGGCATCATTGTCCTGTCCCTTGCCATTCTGCCGTTCCTCGGCGTAGGCGGCATGCAGCTGTACAAAGCCGAGGTGCCCGGCCCGGTTCCGGACAAGCTCAAGCCACGGATCAAGGATACGGCTCTGGTACTCTGGAAGGTCTATCTGCTCTTTTCCGCCATTGAGGCAGTTCTGCTCATGTTCGGCGGAATGGACCTTTTCGATTCCCTCTGCCATACCTTTGGGACACTCGCTACCGGCGGATTCTCCACCAAGAATTCATCTGTTGCCTATTTCCAGAGTGCTTACATCGACTACGTGATAACTGCGTTCATGATCATTGCGGCCATAAATTTCAGCCTGCATTATCAACTGATCAAAGGACGCCCCCTTCTTATGTGGAGGGACCCCGAATTTCGCTTTTTTGGGGTCATAACACTTATAATTACGGCCATCATAACCATTTCGGTCTATGCTGCCACCGACTATGATTCCATTGCCGAATCCTTTCGTTACACATCTTTTCAGGTGGCATCCATCATGAGTACCACCGGCTATGCCACAGCGGACTATGAAATCTGGCCGGCTGTAGCCCAGGGTCTTCTCCTGCTGTGCATGTTTCTCGGCGGTTGCGCCGGGTCTACCAGTGGCGGCATGAAGCATCTGCGCATAATGCTGCTGTTCAAGCAGGCCTACCGGGAAGTTTTTCGCATCATCCATCCACGCTCGGTCAACCGGGTGAAGCTTGGAAAGACTGTTGTTCAGCCGGAAACAATGACCGACATACTCGGATTTTGCGTCCTCTGGCTGGGCCTGTTTGTCATTTGCGGATTGATTGTTGCCGCTTCCGGGGTTGATGTAGTCTCATCCTTTGCCGCATCACTCGCCTGCATCGGGAACATCGGTCCGGGCATAGGCAGTGTCGGCCCCACGGACAACTATGCCCATATTCCCGCCCTGGGTAAATGGGCGCTTATCTTCTGCATGCTGCTCGGCAGATTGGAGATATACACCGTCGTTGTCCTGTGCGTACCTGAGTTCTGGCGTAAGTAGACAGACGTGGTTAGATGTCGATTAGAGATGAGAGGCACTCTCCGAGGGCTCTGCGAGGCTGGATTTGATGCGCTTCGCGCTTTTTGATGATTTGAGTTTGCCTCCGGCGGCCCTGCCGGGGGCCTTAAACCCTTTTGCAAAAGGGTTTAAGAATCCCAAAATCATTTATTAAGGCTTCGCCATTTCGTATGACAAACCATCAGTTAAATTAAACGGGTACTTTTACCGCGTTGAACTGATCACAGCAGCAATTCCGTATTGAAAATAACAAAAACAAAGGGGAAACTTTAAAATAAAAGTTTCCCCTTTGTT
This window harbors:
- a CDS encoding RodZ domain-containing protein, with the translated sequence MDLKELGSRLREERQRQRLSVEQIMEITKISRINIDALENGDQKEFPHAVYAKGFIKNYARALGLDPEEIGEEFSRLLGTSFEDDVFSVEAVPQPVIGESGRKSLAGPILLIVLLVAVVGGLVYYLHDSSMFDFGGSEHSEKAVQEKPAEQAPAPVPEQPVVEEAPAEQAVPGEVKAEEGEPVANTAEPAAAEQTAVEEQAAPAPAAVPAALGNVVEIRARAGEVCWVEAVADGKRSEMVLQEGESVSFPYSESLKIKLGNAGGVDITSDGKPFGIEASKGAVKTLDFPAAP
- the recO gene encoding DNA repair protein RecO — encoded protein: MEVTEKVVILKTGKFKENDLWVKYLSATRGVQTAFAFGGSRSRRRFGGCFEPFSQVLFKTGANKTGTYQALQEGSLIKAYSGIRADIRKMGLAANCLKFVEAAVAEREDSRRVFALLTETLDVIDEFDPDDFFPLFFRAKVAFEQGYTPDFTICSRCGKPLFSSRPVVFDVKKGGIECFDCAGNAAGDVISVGTLRTLAWIQDTGPANWTALELPAVIRQECFAVMDRFMAYHLGLVWEGSNYRKI
- the rpsT gene encoding 30S ribosomal protein S20 translates to MANHKSALKRYRQSQVRNKRNNMVRTRVKNVVKDVRAAIEANDTELAATALRKATSVLDSAASKKVIHSRAAARRISRLHAAVNKMA
- the glyS gene encoding glycine--tRNA ligase subunit beta gives rise to the protein MADFILEIGIEEMPARFVPRLGIDIKDIFGSLLDENMIDCESVEAFATPRRLTVYVKDMAQVQRKMEEEVSGPPARIAYDAEGKPTKALEGFVRSQGIALEDIYTVETDKGEYLAAKKVVGGGNTIDILPDLCVTAIKGLSFPKKMKWGNLDFAFGRPLRWLLCLFGSDVVEFEMAGLPSGRKTFGHRVMGAGPWDVADASDYFSIIKDKCSVIISPDERGEYVRKEGDRLASELGGSVVWKDSLLQEVSNLVELPMPIIGGFDESFLELPREVLLTSMESHQKCFGIQKDDGKLLPHFLCTLNLVPKDVELVRKGWEKVLKARLEDARFFWKNDLKADVETWLDKLDNVVFLGPLGSMGDKSRRMERLAAMIAAKVDSSLQTELARAGRLAKADLVSEMVYEFDSLQGIMGGIYAAKRGEEDVICKAIAEQYLPAGPDSPVPSSLGGAIVSMSDKADTLVGCFGLNKIPTGANDAYALRRAALGIVRIIMDYGMRVDVLKVMETAFDGYSKDIKWKLSKTEILDKLSEFFSSRLRAYFSGQGFETRVVDAAIGAGFRDLTALKARIEALAEFAAAEGFEQSVLTFKRAANIIRKQVGEEGLELSGGFEADRLVEPQEIKLAEKLDESAGRFEELWENDEFAKLFAILGELRPFVDEFFDNVMVNCEDQGLKMNRLNLLQALVDRLSRLADFGALQI
- a CDS encoding TrkH family potassium uptake protein encodes the protein MRWRIVLHIIGALTLCVGLTMIFPLFFSLYYQDSGIIPLTQSMIITSAVGLGMFLLFRDREENKGLSHREGMAIVALGWVGAGFFGSLPFYLGDVFPCYVDCFFESLSGFTTTGASVMTEIEHNAKGILFWRSLTHWLGGMGIIVLSLAILPFLGVGGMQLYKAEVPGPVPDKLKPRIKDTALVLWKVYLLFSAIEAVLLMFGGMDLFDSLCHTFGTLATGGFSTKNSSVAYFQSAYIDYVITAFMIIAAINFSLHYQLIKGRPLLMWRDPEFRFFGVITLIITAIITISVYAATDYDSIAESFRYTSFQVASIMSTTGYATADYEIWPAVAQGLLLLCMFLGGCAGSTSGGMKHLRIMLLFKQAYREVFRIIHPRSVNRVKLGKTVVQPETMTDILGFCVLWLGLFVICGLIVAASGVDVVSSFAASLACIGNIGPGIGSVGPTDNYAHIPALGKWALIFCMLLGRLEIYTVVVLCVPEFWRK
- the glyQ gene encoding glycine--tRNA ligase subunit alpha is translated as MNFQDVILKLQDFWSDYGCCIVQPLDIETGAGTFNPSTFFRVIGPEPWNTAYVEPSRRPTDGRYGENPNRLQHYFQFQVILKPSPDDVQGLYLKSLEVLGINAEEHDIRFVEDDWESPTLGAWGLGWEVWLNGMEVTQFTYFQQVGGIDLKPVSVELTYGLERISMYLQGVESVYDLKWNDKVTYGQIFHQNEVEQSKYNFELSDAAMLLDLFNKYEAESKKLCEEGLPRPAYDYCLKCSHTFNLLDARGAISITERASYIGRVRNLASAAARLYAQEREDMNYPMLNND
- the trkA gene encoding Trk system potassium transporter TrkA yields the protein MRVIIVGAGEVGFNVARRLSGESKEVVVIDNNGQALNKVSDSLDVQTIVGSGASPEILEEAGIREADILLAVTDKDEINLISSFLANRLAPDIIKLARIRNEDYTKYSHMFSGGDLRIDTIINPDEEVVESILRVMSVPGAVEINDFVGGRIRLIGVRLPEDSPLVGVTLMDIREHLGDVDVVIAALVRNDRLIIPGGLDTIHKGDIVYFTCIRDQQDELLRRSGILSDPIRKVLIVGGGNVGFQLAQALDNKKYHTRLLEYNPERCAELSEKLDRVIVLSGNGTDQELLKEENIGELDMVIAVTGDEEMNILSCLLSKNLGARKTITRINNFAYLPLIQPIGIDHLVCPRLSAINSILHFVRQGKVISAVSIKGEEAEALEAIAQENSAIVGKPIMDLDLPKGALILCFQRGEDVIIPTGTTVIEPNDRLLIISTHKNIPKIEKALTTKLELY
- a CDS encoding SurA N-terminal domain-containing protein; protein product: MKHVVVAVFIAFICLYVQSAVADEITVDGIVADVNGDVITMFDLNFKMAPIMKQFKGRELTAVEEEQLKKIRSQILDRMINEIIIDQEASRLKIEVSPQDVDNEIKSIKENSNLTDEEFEQRLALQKTTLAEFKEKLRKDIRQHRLLAYKVKSKVVVTDDEIRAAWNSTRTSDVPQTKNVHLKLILFPENVSAAKIREEILSGGITFEQAADKYTTGPGAGSGGDLGVLNWDDLAQTWHDALEGLKPGEISQPFDVQSFKALLKLDSYAAAVQEGSFEDEKDEIYERLYRQKQDDVFAEYIKKLREKAVIDFK